From Proteiniborus sp. MB09-C3, the proteins below share one genomic window:
- a CDS encoding AAA family ATPase, with amino-acid sequence MLESSLYQYIRAIELDRKHLTNSYPFSLKAIKELTRLEMNPCVTFIVGENGTGKSTLLEAIAVAYGFNPEGGSKNFRFATNETHSALSEYIQVTRGVKRAKDGFFFRAESFYNVASNIDELDKDGAWPRVIDSYGGVSLHKQSHGESFMSLIMNRFEGNGLYILDEPEAALSPTRQMALVSRIHELVSDNSQFIIATHSPIIMAYPNSTIYNIEGGYERVTYHDTEHYQVMKSFINNTEGMLKILLEN; translated from the coding sequence ATGTTAGAGTCAAGTCTATATCAATATATTAGAGCAATTGAACTAGATAGAAAACATTTAACAAATAGCTATCCATTTTCATTGAAAGCAATCAAAGAGCTAACTAGACTGGAAATGAATCCATGTGTTACTTTTATAGTCGGAGAGAATGGAACAGGAAAGTCAACCTTGCTTGAAGCTATAGCAGTTGCATACGGCTTTAACCCAGAAGGTGGAAGTAAAAACTTTAGGTTTGCCACCAATGAAACACATTCAGCATTATCTGAATACATTCAGGTTACAAGGGGAGTTAAAAGAGCGAAGGATGGATTTTTCTTTAGGGCAGAAAGCTTTTATAATGTAGCCTCAAATATTGATGAGTTAGACAAGGATGGCGCTTGGCCTCGAGTAATTGATTCTTATGGTGGGGTATCATTGCATAAACAATCCCATGGTGAGTCTTTTATGTCATTGATAATGAATAGGTTTGAGGGTAATGGATTATATATCCTTGATGAACCAGAAGCTGCATTATCGCCTACAAGACAGATGGCACTTGTAAGCAGAATACATGAGCTGGTATCAGATAATTCTCAATTTATAATAGCGACACATTCTCCAATTATTATGGCATATCCAAATTCAACAATTTACAATATTGAGGGTGGATATGAGAGAGTTACATATCATGACACCGAGCATTATCAAGTAATGAAAAGCTTCATTAATAATACTGAAGGGATGCTCAAGATTTTGTTAGAAAATTAA
- a CDS encoding HAD hydrolase-like protein, which yields MKYRCLILDHDDTVVKSTPDIHYPSFIEALKTLRPEKELLSLEEFVSYCFNPGFSELCKDILKFSKAEQEYQYRIWKSYTKSKSPDFYAGFPELIKEYKKLGGIICVVSHSESEQIARDYMLNCNLTPDLIFGWDLEEHQRKPNPYPILEIMKRFNFDRHEVLVVDDLKPGLDMARSCNVKFAGAGWSHIIPDIQKYMKNNSDYYFTTVESFKKFIMTEENF from the coding sequence TTGAAATACCGTTGCTTAATTCTAGACCATGATGATACAGTAGTTAAAAGTACACCAGACATCCATTACCCTTCTTTTATAGAAGCACTAAAAACACTAAGACCTGAAAAGGAACTTTTAAGCTTAGAAGAATTTGTTTCCTATTGTTTTAATCCCGGTTTTTCAGAATTATGTAAAGACATATTGAAGTTCAGTAAAGCTGAGCAGGAATATCAATATAGAATATGGAAAAGCTACACAAAGTCAAAGTCGCCTGATTTTTACGCAGGTTTTCCTGAATTAATAAAAGAGTATAAAAAATTAGGTGGTATAATATGTGTGGTTTCTCATTCTGAAAGTGAACAAATAGCTAGAGATTATATGTTGAACTGTAATCTTACCCCCGATTTAATATTTGGCTGGGATTTAGAAGAACATCAAAGGAAACCAAATCCTTATCCAATATTGGAGATTATGAAGAGATTTAATTTTGATAGACATGAAGTATTAGTAGTAGATGATTTAAAGCCTGGGTTAGATATGGCAAGAAGCTGTAATGTAAAATTTGCAGGAGCAGGATGGTCTCATATAATACCAGATATACAGAAATACATGAAAAATAATTCAGACTACTATTTTACAACTGTTGAATCATTTAAGAAGTTTATTATGACTGAAGAAAATTTTTAA
- a CDS encoding GNAT family N-acetyltransferase: protein MCLERSERNGYKNEDLFLMIAEDEQDKIQGFIWACKQEKPQDSVMILSLYVARDYRRQGIATKLKELLEKWCRQEGIKTIHTTTHYNNHNMIVLNQKLGYVPGMVHMIKTL, encoded by the coding sequence TTGTGCCTTGAGCGAAGCGAAAGGAATGGCTATAAAAATGAAGATTTATTTCTTATGATTGCAGAAGATGAGCAAGATAAGATTCAAGGTTTCATTTGGGCATGCAAACAAGAGAAACCTCAGGACAGTGTCATGATACTATCATTGTATGTAGCTAGAGATTACAGGAGACAGGGAATAGCAACCAAACTAAAAGAGCTATTAGAAAAATGGTGCAGACAAGAGGGTATCAAAACTATACATACAACAACTCATTATAATAATCATAATATGATTGTGCTGAATCAAAAACTCGGATATGTTCCAGGCATGGTACATATGATTAAAACCTTATAA
- a CDS encoding class I SAM-dependent methyltransferase, producing MLEVNAVKVVLLIDEEMLNMKIEDILKIEKEEERISAIYNIFDEGTRLSTKATQVEFLTTVRQIEKHLKHGMKILDLGAGTGEYSLYFASKGYEVTAIELVEKHVSQIKEKIVSGMSLEVFQGNAMDISMVEDKSYDIVLCFGPLYHLARIEDRMKCIAEVKRVCKDNGKMFFAFISNDMVIVTETMCYNPEFLQGDAYNHENFKVKDFPFVFHTVEDCRSLLKGSNLRISAEVAADGLSELLADKINNMNDENYRQWLNYHYYCCEKPEFLGASNHLLFITEK from the coding sequence ATGTTAGAAGTGAATGCAGTTAAAGTAGTTTTATTAATAGACGAGGAGATGTTGAATATGAAAATTGAGGATATTTTAAAGATAGAAAAGGAAGAAGAGAGAATTTCAGCTATTTATAATATCTTTGACGAAGGCACAAGATTGTCTACAAAAGCAACTCAGGTTGAGTTCTTGACAACAGTAAGACAGATCGAAAAACATCTTAAGCACGGAATGAAAATATTGGACCTAGGAGCTGGAACAGGAGAATATAGCTTATATTTTGCAAGTAAAGGATATGAGGTAACAGCAATCGAGCTAGTAGAAAAACATGTTTCTCAAATTAAAGAAAAAATTGTTTCAGGGATGTCTCTTGAAGTGTTTCAAGGCAATGCCATGGATATTTCTATGGTTGAAGATAAAAGCTATGATATTGTTTTATGCTTTGGTCCGTTGTATCATTTAGCTAGAATTGAAGATAGGATGAAATGCATAGCTGAAGTGAAACGAGTTTGTAAGGATAATGGAAAGATGTTTTTCGCATTCATTTCTAATGATATGGTTATCGTAACAGAAACTATGTGCTATAATCCTGAATTTTTACAGGGGGATGCGTATAATCATGAAAATTTCAAGGTTAAAGACTTTCCTTTTGTTTTTCATACAGTAGAAGATTGCAGGAGTCTACTAAAAGGTTCAAATTTAAGAATTAGTGCAGAGGTTGCTGCTGATGGATTAAGTGAGCTGTTAGCAGATAAGATAAACAATATGAATGATGAAAATTATAGACAATGGCTAAATTATCATTATTACTGTTGTGAAAAACCTGAATTCTTAGGTGCAAGCAATCATCTTTTGTTTATAACTGAAAAATAA
- a CDS encoding Glu/Leu/Phe/Val dehydrogenase — protein sequence MKIFEYLEKYDYEQLVFCQDRSTGLKAIIGIHDTTLGPALGGTRFWNYESEEEAIIDVLRLSRGMTYKSAAAGLNLGGGKAVIIGDPEKVKSEELLRVFGRYVEGLAGRYITAEDMNIGTQDVAYINDETDYVVGLEGKSGNPSPVTAFGVFRGILAAANEVFGSDDLTGKVVAVQGLGSVGYHVCKHLHESGAKLYVTDIKKESIEKVVNDFGATAVAPDEIHKIECDIYAPCAMGAVINDFTIDQLKCKIVAGAANNQLAEEKHGQMLMDKGILYVPDYVINSGGVINVYEELLGYNKERAMNRASNIYNVVKKVFEISKRDNIPTSKAADRMAEERIEKIGRTKTVYLSK from the coding sequence GTGAAAATATTTGAGTATTTGGAGAAATACGATTACGAGCAATTGGTTTTCTGTCAAGATCGTAGCACTGGATTAAAAGCAATTATTGGTATTCATGACACTACTTTAGGACCAGCTCTAGGAGGTACAAGATTTTGGAACTATGAAAGTGAAGAAGAGGCTATCATAGACGTTCTAAGATTATCCAGAGGCATGACTTATAAGAGTGCAGCAGCAGGATTGAATCTAGGTGGAGGTAAAGCTGTAATCATAGGAGATCCAGAAAAAGTTAAAAGTGAAGAATTATTAAGAGTATTTGGAAGATATGTAGAAGGTTTAGCTGGAAGATATATTACTGCAGAGGATATGAATATAGGCACTCAAGATGTGGCATACATAAATGATGAAACTGATTATGTTGTAGGCTTAGAAGGCAAAAGCGGAAATCCATCACCAGTAACAGCTTTTGGAGTATTTAGAGGAATATTAGCAGCAGCTAATGAAGTTTTTGGAAGCGACGATTTAACAGGAAAAGTAGTTGCAGTTCAAGGATTAGGTTCAGTAGGATATCACGTATGTAAGCATTTACACGAGTCTGGAGCAAAACTATATGTTACAGATATTAAAAAAGAAAGTATTGAAAAAGTAGTAAATGATTTTGGTGCTACAGCAGTTGCTCCTGATGAAATTCATAAAATCGAATGCGACATCTATGCACCTTGTGCAATGGGCGCAGTAATAAATGATTTTACAATCGATCAACTTAAATGCAAAATAGTTGCAGGCGCTGCAAATAACCAATTAGCAGAGGAAAAACATGGACAAATGTTAATGGATAAAGGAATATTATATGTTCCAGACTATGTAATTAACAGTGGTGGAGTAATTAATGTTTACGAAGAGTTATTAGGATACAACAAAGAAAGAGCAATGAATAGAGCTTCAAATATTTATAATGTTGTTAAGAAAGTATTTGAAATATCTAAGAGAGACAATATACCAACTAGTAAAGCAGCAGATAGAATGGCTGAAGAAAGAATAGAGAAGATTGGTAGAACTAAAACAGTTTATTTGAGCAAATAA
- a CDS encoding CAP domain-containing protein, with protein MKKNSRKMKTVSILVALFVFSNISVANAAGFKVISKNNDNCALKTTKINTFNFSDYLNKYGNIIKIQTKKNDVNTDKPAGTEAPKPEAQKPETQKPETSKPETPVNNNEEQKPVDQPSNDNKDSNLGDVSAIEKEVVRLVNVERQKNGLNSLEIDAELSKVARMKSQDMATKGYFSHTSPTYGSPFDMMKQFGIKYSTAGENIAMGQPSAEAVVKAWMNSEGHRANILSKNFTKIGVGYYKGSNEPYWTQMFIKPY; from the coding sequence ATGAAAAAAAATTCAAGAAAGATGAAAACAGTATCTATTTTAGTAGCATTATTTGTATTTTCAAACATTAGCGTAGCTAATGCTGCAGGTTTCAAGGTTATTTCAAAAAATAATGATAATTGTGCATTGAAAACTACTAAAATAAATACATTTAACTTTAGTGATTACCTTAATAAATATGGTAACATTATTAAAATTCAGACTAAAAAGAATGATGTAAATACAGATAAACCTGCAGGAACAGAGGCACCAAAGCCTGAAGCACAAAAACCAGAAACACAAAAACCTGAAACATCAAAACCAGAAACTCCAGTAAATAATAATGAAGAACAAAAACCAGTAGACCAACCAAGTAACGATAATAAAGATTCTAATTTAGGTGATGTTAGTGCAATTGAAAAGGAAGTTGTTAGATTGGTAAATGTTGAAAGACAAAAGAATGGCCTTAACTCACTTGAGATTGATGCAGAATTATCAAAAGTTGCACGTATGAAATCACAAGACATGGCAACTAAAGGATACTTTAGTCATACATCACCAACATATGGCAGTCCTTTTGATATGATGAAGCAATTTGGAATCAAATATTCCACAGCAGGGGAAAATATAGCTATGGGTCAGCCTTCAGCAGAAGCAGTAGTAAAAGCTTGGATGAATTCTGAAGGACATAGAGCTAATATATTATCTAAAAACTTCACAAAAATCGGAGTTGGATACTATAAAGGTAGCAACGAACCATATTGGACACAAATGTTCATTAAACCTTATTAA
- a CDS encoding DEAD/DEAH box helicase, whose translation MFNITEELIKTLCPLRTTHLKGQQYYRTNKVREITFNSQKILFNAVVSGNKRYNVKVEFNDEGNFHRGSCTCPAYDEYWGYCKHIVATLYEIRERDQKGEYDKVKSYGIAKNILDFFRYKQLDVKSPVQLEITYEFEPNPYGDMDNSSYISLRIGENKLYVVKSIKKLLESLESKEELQFGKEFTFDPKIHRFNEMDQPIINLLQEIYDTEKVINENVYGFGKTSLFKGKRVNFTSITTKRFFEIMKNRSFKSIIMNRKYENVKILEENIPLKFKLDKLEKDLVLNVDYGKVLIPLVTDGEYFFRQDSIYKTSKQQREYFVPFYAALIKQRNNSINIPQEYNDNFVSEVYPFIEKIGDIEIDSKVQSLIYKPEINPEVYLDTNEDAILADLRYIYGDIVINPFTHEEKKAKEDRILIRDFEREKEIVSIFETSEFKVKNNQIYLDDEEKKFEFVFRKIPLLQEKAEVFYSEAFKNVKIKDISSFSGGVRLNSENDMLEFSFDISGINRAELMEVFNSLREKKKYYKLKDGSYLPLEMNELKSMSEIIDYLELDNKDFEKDIMQIPKFKALYLDEKLKQSENNYIKRNLLFKELVQNIKEPGDIDYTIPEKLKKILRDYQRFGFKWLKTLAAYGMGGILADDMGLGKTLQVLTFILSEKMEGNRLPNLIVAPTSLVYNWAAEVEKFTPELSTLVISGSKDERQNNIEDIMNYDIVVTSYPLIRRDIELYENIKFKYCILDEAQHIKNPMSQNAKSVKDIKAHNYFALTGTPIENSLTELWSIFDYIMPGYLLSHSKFTKKFERPIIKENDKKSLEELSKYIRPFILRRLKKEVLKELPDKIEHKLVAELTTEQKKIYIAYLNQIKGEIEDEIKDKGFERSHIKILAGLTRLRQICCHPSLFIEGFNGESGKLQLLEELISDILDGGHRILLFSQFTSMLKIISHMLEKKEIGYLYLDGSTDTMERGQLVDSFNKGKGQIFLISLKAGGTGLNLTGADTVIHFDPWWNPAVEEQATDRAHRIGQESVVHVMKLITQGTIEDKIFKLQERKKELIDSVIQPGETLVSKMSEEDIRDLFEI comes from the coding sequence ATGTTTAATATTACAGAAGAACTAATCAAAACCTTATGTCCATTGCGCACTACTCATTTAAAAGGACAACAATATTATAGAACAAATAAGGTAAGAGAAATAACGTTTAATAGCCAGAAAATATTGTTCAATGCTGTTGTTTCAGGTAATAAAAGATACAATGTAAAGGTAGAATTTAATGACGAAGGAAATTTTCATAGAGGATCTTGTACATGTCCTGCATATGATGAATACTGGGGATATTGTAAGCATATCGTGGCTACTTTGTACGAAATTAGAGAAAGAGATCAAAAAGGTGAGTATGACAAAGTTAAATCATATGGTATAGCTAAAAATATACTGGACTTCTTTAGATATAAGCAATTAGATGTAAAGAGCCCTGTTCAACTTGAAATAACCTATGAATTTGAACCAAATCCTTATGGAGATATGGATAATTCATCTTATATAAGCCTTCGTATAGGAGAAAATAAGCTTTATGTTGTGAAAAGCATAAAAAAATTATTAGAAAGCTTGGAAAGCAAGGAAGAATTACAATTTGGAAAAGAGTTTACTTTTGATCCCAAAATTCATAGATTTAATGAAATGGATCAACCTATAATAAATCTGCTACAAGAGATATATGACACAGAAAAAGTAATCAATGAAAATGTCTATGGCTTTGGAAAAACAAGTTTATTTAAAGGGAAAAGAGTAAATTTCACATCAATAACTACAAAGAGATTCTTTGAAATTATGAAAAACAGAAGCTTTAAATCCATTATAATGAATAGAAAATATGAAAATGTAAAGATACTAGAAGAAAACATACCTTTAAAGTTTAAGCTAGATAAGCTTGAAAAGGATTTAGTATTAAATGTGGATTATGGAAAAGTACTTATTCCACTAGTAACTGATGGAGAATACTTTTTTAGACAAGATTCAATTTATAAGACTTCAAAGCAGCAAAGAGAGTATTTTGTTCCTTTTTATGCTGCACTTATTAAACAAAGAAATAATTCTATTAATATACCACAAGAATATAACGATAATTTCGTATCAGAAGTGTATCCATTTATAGAAAAAATAGGAGACATAGAAATAGATTCCAAAGTACAATCATTAATATATAAGCCAGAGATAAATCCAGAAGTCTATTTAGACACTAATGAAGATGCTATATTAGCCGATTTGAGATATATATACGGAGATATAGTTATAAATCCTTTTACACATGAGGAAAAGAAAGCAAAGGAAGATAGAATACTTATAAGAGATTTTGAAAGAGAAAAAGAAATAGTCAGTATTTTTGAGACTTCAGAGTTCAAAGTAAAAAATAATCAGATTTATCTTGACGATGAGGAAAAAAAGTTTGAATTTGTTTTTAGAAAAATACCTTTACTTCAAGAAAAAGCAGAAGTATTTTATTCAGAAGCTTTTAAAAATGTAAAGATAAAAGATATTTCTTCATTTTCGGGAGGAGTTAGATTAAATTCTGAAAATGATATGCTGGAATTTAGTTTTGATATAAGCGGTATAAACAGAGCTGAATTAATGGAGGTTTTTAATTCCCTAAGAGAAAAGAAAAAATACTATAAACTAAAGGATGGCTCCTATTTACCACTTGAAATGAACGAGCTAAAAAGCATGTCAGAAATAATAGATTATCTTGAGCTTGATAACAAGGATTTTGAAAAGGATATCATGCAAATACCTAAATTTAAAGCTTTGTATTTAGATGAAAAGCTAAAACAATCTGAGAACAACTATATAAAAAGAAACCTTTTGTTTAAAGAGCTGGTACAAAATATAAAAGAGCCTGGAGATATAGATTATACTATTCCTGAAAAGTTAAAAAAAATACTTAGAGATTATCAGAGATTTGGTTTTAAATGGCTAAAGACCTTAGCTGCTTATGGAATGGGTGGAATATTGGCAGATGATATGGGATTAGGTAAAACACTTCAAGTATTAACATTTATATTGTCAGAAAAAATGGAGGGCAACAGGCTGCCCAATCTTATTGTAGCACCTACTTCCTTAGTATATAATTGGGCTGCAGAAGTTGAAAAGTTTACACCTGAACTAAGTACATTAGTGATTTCAGGAAGTAAGGATGAAAGGCAAAACAATATAGAGGATATTATGAATTATGATATAGTAGTGACTTCATATCCTCTTATAAGAAGGGATATAGAGCTATATGAGAATATTAAATTTAAGTACTGTATATTGGATGAAGCTCAGCATATAAAAAATCCTATGTCTCAAAATGCAAAATCTGTAAAAGATATAAAGGCCCATAATTATTTCGCACTTACAGGAACGCCGATAGAAAACTCTTTGACTGAGCTATGGTCAATATTTGATTATATAATGCCGGGATATTTACTGTCACATAGCAAGTTTACTAAGAAATTTGAAAGACCTATTATTAAAGAAAATGACAAAAAGTCTCTGGAGGAGTTAAGTAAATATATTAGGCCATTTATATTGAGAAGGCTTAAAAAGGAAGTTTTAAAAGAACTGCCTGATAAGATAGAGCATAAGCTTGTAGCAGAGCTTACTACAGAGCAGAAGAAAATATATATAGCTTATCTAAATCAAATAAAAGGTGAAATAGAGGATGAAATAAAAGACAAGGGCTTTGAACGAAGTCATATTAAGATATTGGCTGGATTAACAAGACTTAGACAAATATGCTGTCATCCATCATTGTTTATTGAAGGCTTTAATGGTGAAAGTGGCAAGCTCCAGCTGCTTGAGGAGTTAATTAGCGATATTTTAGATGGTGGGCATAGAATACTACTATTTTCTCAGTTTACAAGCATGTTGAAAATTATAAGCCATATGCTAGAAAAGAAAGAAATAGGGTACCTTTACCTTGATGGTTCAACTGACACAATGGAGAGAGGACAATTAGTTGATAGCTTCAACAAAGGCAAGGGACAAATTTTCCTAATATCTTTGAAAGCAGGGGGTACAGGCTTAAATCTTACTGGAGCAGATACAGTTATTCACTTTGATCCATGGTGGAATCCTGCTGTGGAAGAACAGGCTACAGATAGAGCTCATAGAATAGGACAGGAAAGTGTGGTACATGTTATGAAGCTAATAACTCAAGGAACAATTGAAGATAAAATCTTCAAGCTCCAAGAAAGAAAAAAGGAGCTAATAGATTCAGTAATCCAACCAGGGGAAACCCTTGTTTCAAAAATGAGTGAAGAGGATATTAGGGATTTATTTGAAATATAG
- a CDS encoding GIY-YIG nuclease family protein encodes MDLKEKVKNLPSSPGVYIMKNSFGDIIYVGKSKNLKNRVSSYFQNSKNHPQKIERLVKTLKDFDYIITDTEFEAFMLECKLIKKLKPLYNRLMKSPSSYIYIEIISDNNSMSIKAVNIPNEKHSATYFGPYTSRSTVERSIQGIKEFCKIACNNPSKKSTSCLNYSLDLCLGMCMGGEAIEKYNKIINKIIDLFSGIDGKILEEMEQKMLHASNDYDFETAAKYRDYISAIKTLVSKERVIEFTEDNKNIAIVEYLNDSSIKLFLVKGNKILFKEKYNMNSLDTKRLYTSIKSNILNYFKDNDLSITIQVNKEDVDEAQIIYSYLKSNNCNYAIIQDVELTPDCIDDLISSLLHLKK; translated from the coding sequence ATGGATTTAAAAGAAAAAGTAAAAAACCTTCCTTCATCACCTGGAGTTTATATTATGAAAAATTCATTTGGAGATATTATCTATGTTGGAAAATCTAAAAATCTTAAAAACCGGGTTAGCTCTTACTTTCAAAATTCAAAAAACCATCCTCAAAAAATTGAACGGCTTGTGAAAACTCTGAAGGATTTTGACTACATAATTACAGATACTGAATTCGAAGCATTTATGCTGGAGTGTAAGCTAATAAAAAAACTAAAGCCCTTATATAATAGGCTTATGAAAAGCCCTTCTTCTTATATCTACATAGAAATAATCTCTGATAATAACAGTATGAGTATAAAAGCTGTAAATATTCCTAATGAAAAGCATTCTGCAACTTATTTTGGACCATATACAAGCAGAAGTACTGTCGAAAGATCTATTCAAGGTATAAAGGAGTTCTGTAAAATAGCATGCAATAATCCTTCTAAAAAAAGTACCTCGTGCTTAAATTATTCTTTAGATCTGTGCCTTGGTATGTGTATGGGTGGAGAAGCAATTGAAAAATATAATAAAATAATTAATAAAATTATAGACTTATTTAGTGGTATTGACGGAAAAATACTTGAAGAAATGGAGCAAAAGATGTTACATGCTTCTAACGATTATGATTTTGAGACTGCTGCTAAGTATAGAGACTATATAAGCGCAATAAAAACTTTAGTGAGTAAGGAAAGAGTAATAGAATTCACAGAAGACAATAAAAATATAGCAATAGTAGAATATTTAAATGATTCAAGCATTAAACTTTTTCTCGTTAAAGGAAATAAAATTCTTTTTAAAGAAAAATATAATATGAATAGCTTAGATACCAAACGATTATATACAAGCATAAAGTCAAATATTCTAAATTACTTTAAGGATAATGATCTAAGCATAACCATACAAGTAAATAAGGAAGATGTAGATGAAGCTCAGATAATATACAGCTACCTTAAAAGCAATAATTGCAACTATGCCATTATTCAAGATGTGGAGCTAACACCTGACTGTATCGACGATTTAATTTCAAGTTTACTCCACTTAAAGAAATAA
- a CDS encoding metallopeptidase family protein, with translation MDDFPTIEEIHEILDDIAEEIPDYFFEQLNGGIILLPEYKIHPESRDVDTLYIMGEYSRSLTGRHIAIYYGSFKKVYSDVSMRALRNKLKDTLLHEFTHHLESLAGERGLEIKDFQDMQEYRKKKLD, from the coding sequence ATGGATGACTTTCCAACAATAGAAGAAATTCATGAAATATTAGACGACATAGCAGAAGAAATACCAGATTATTTTTTTGAACAATTAAATGGAGGAATTATACTTTTGCCTGAATATAAAATACATCCTGAAAGTAGGGATGTAGATACTCTATACATCATGGGAGAATATTCTAGAAGCTTAACTGGTAGACATATAGCAATCTATTATGGCTCCTTCAAAAAAGTTTATAGTGACGTTTCTATGAGAGCATTACGTAATAAACTAAAGGATACTTTATTACACGAATTTACCCATCATCTTGAATCATTAGCAGGAGAAAGAGGATTAGAAATAAAGGATTTTCAGGATATGCAGGAATATAGAAAAAAGAAACTAGATTAA
- a CDS encoding DNA-3-methyladenine glycosylase I, with translation MLRCAWCGDDELYVKYHDEEWGVPVYNDKKHFEFLVLESAQAGLSWITVLKKRENYRKAYDGFDPVKVSQYGTNKIEELMNNSGIIRNRRKIEASINNARRFLEIQNEFGSFNDFIWSFVNNKPIINQWNELSDVPSHTELSDRISKDLKKRGFKFLGTTIIYSYLQATGLINDHVTGCFRYEELC, from the coding sequence ATGCTTAGATGTGCTTGGTGTGGAGATGACGAGTTATATGTAAAGTATCATGATGAGGAATGGGGAGTACCAGTTTATAATGATAAAAAGCATTTTGAATTCTTAGTTCTGGAATCAGCTCAAGCAGGCCTAAGTTGGATAACAGTTCTAAAAAAAAGAGAAAATTATAGGAAAGCATATGATGGATTTGATCCTGTTAAGGTGTCTCAGTATGGAACTAATAAAATAGAAGAATTGATGAACAATTCTGGCATAATTAGAAATAGGAGAAAAATTGAAGCTTCTATAAATAATGCTAGAAGATTCTTAGAGATACAAAATGAATTTGGAAGCTTTAATGACTTTATATGGTCTTTTGTCAATAATAAACCCATAATAAATCAGTGGAATGAACTATCAGATGTCCCTTCCCATACGGAATTATCTGATAGAATAAGTAAAGATTTAAAGAAAAGAGGCTTTAAATTTTTAGGTACTACAATAATATATTCATATTTACAGGCTACTGGATTGATTAATGACCATGTTACAGGATGCTTTAGATATGAAGAACTGTGTTGA
- a CDS encoding solute carrier family 23 protein, whose translation MITLATIIGISMFAKGFFKVVPVIFGLGTGYILAAVLGRIDYSPIIQARWIGIPNFSLPKFDIGAIMIVAPIALTTIVEHIGDVLAMSGVVKRDLAKDPGLTRTLMGDGIATSVAALLGGPANTTYSQNTGVVALTKVWDPKVMRIAAIMTMFIGLIPKLNAFTSTIPKPVIGGAVIVLFGMIASIGARTLVDNRVDFSKTRNMIIFAVILVFGLGGAVIPIKIGLVEIKLVGMALAAIVGIILNIVLPHEMDEDKENEETIPQ comes from the coding sequence ATGATAACATTGGCTACTATTATAGGAATATCAATGTTTGCAAAAGGATTTTTTAAAGTTGTACCAGTTATTTTTGGATTAGGAACAGGCTATATTTTAGCTGCTGTGTTAGGTAGAATTGATTATTCTCCAATTATTCAGGCAAGATGGATAGGAATTCCAAACTTCTCATTACCTAAATTTGATATAGGAGCAATAATGATTGTTGCACCAATCGCCCTTACTACAATCGTAGAACATATAGGAGATGTATTAGCAATGAGTGGGGTAGTTAAAAGAGATCTTGCTAAAGATCCAGGACTAACAAGAACTCTGATGGGAGATGGAATAGCGACTTCAGTAGCAGCCTTATTAGGAGGACCAGCTAATACAACTTACTCTCAAAATACAGGAGTTGTAGCACTTACAAAAGTATGGGATCCTAAAGTTATGAGAATAGCGGCTATAATGACAATGTTTATAGGTTTAATACCCAAATTAAATGCATTTACAAGTACTATACCAAAACCTGTGATAGGCGGAGCGGTAATAGTTCTATTTGGTATGATAGCTTCTATAGGTGCTAGAACCCTTGTTGATAACAGAGTGGACTTTTCAAAAACTAGAAATATGATAATTTTTGCAGTTATTTTAGTTTTTGGTTTAGGCGGTGCTGTAATTCCTATAAAAATTGGTCTTGTAGAAATAAAACTTGTAGGAATGGCTCTTGCTGCCATTGTAGGGATAATATTAAATATAGTGCTACCTCATGAGATGGATGAAGACAAGGAAAATGAAGAGACAATACCTCAGTAG